One segment of Clostridium ljungdahlii DSM 13528 DNA contains the following:
- a CDS encoding hydrolase, translating into MGEKINKKDVKYVPEIRGVLRGHMINFPGVIREASGIIVFGKRIKSFAFTTDIAVIKNIDADAILAVYPFTPQSVITESLVTASDVPIFCGVGGGLTTGKRVVNLALNAEFTGAMGVVLNSPTSNEIVRAVREAIDIPIIVTVVSERDDIQKRMESGTSILNVSAGKNSASLVRKIREKYKDIPIIATGGRTKESIEETIEAGANAISYSPPSTAELFKGTMEKYRNM; encoded by the coding sequence ATGGGTGAGAAGATTAATAAAAAAGATGTTAAATATGTACCAGAGATAAGAGGAGTACTTAGAGGGCATATGATAAATTTCCCTGGTGTAATAAGGGAGGCCAGCGGCATAATAGTTTTTGGAAAAAGAATAAAATCTTTTGCATTTACTACGGATATAGCAGTTATAAAAAATATAGATGCAGATGCAATTTTAGCAGTTTATCCTTTTACACCCCAATCAGTTATAACAGAGTCATTAGTTACAGCTTCTGATGTACCCATATTTTGCGGTGTAGGGGGTGGACTTACCACAGGAAAAAGGGTTGTAAACTTAGCATTAAATGCTGAATTTACTGGAGCTATGGGGGTAGTGTTAAATAGTCCTACATCTAATGAAATTGTAAGAGCTGTTAGAGAGGCTATTGACATTCCTATTATAGTTACAGTAGTATCTGAAAGAGATGATATTCAAAAGAGAATGGAATCGGGAACTTCCATATTAAATGTATCTGCGGGTAAGAATAGTGCTTCTCTTGTGAGAAAAATAAGAGAAAAATATAAGGATATTCCGATTATAGCTACAGGGGGAAGGACTAAGGAAAGTATAGAGGAAACGATAGAAGCAGGTGCAAACGCTATTTCATATAGTCCTCCTTCTACGGCAGAATTGTTTAAGGGGACTATGGAAAAGTACAGGAATATGTAA
- a CDS encoding ABC transporter substrate-binding protein, with protein sequence MKKLKKTIIVMLTIVFAAALFAGCGSSNSNSGDEQKGQNALERVKKAGVLKVGLEDSFPPMEFRDNQNVLKGFDIDMANAIGKKLGVKTQFVGTEFNGIILALNSGKFDVIISGLSIDEKRKKQIDFSQPYIQNAQIIVTKSGNEAIKTSKDLAGKKVGVGLGTTSEKVVQTLQGIKEVKKYDKTTEELQDLLIGRIDAVIVDEPVGKYYISSPDKKGKYTVLNEKLTNEPMGVGFKKGDKELETAVQKALDELKKDGTMSKISTKWFGEDIYK encoded by the coding sequence ATGAAGAAGTTAAAAAAGACAATAATTGTAATGTTGACAATTGTTTTTGCAGCTGCTTTATTTGCAGGATGTGGGAGCAGTAACAGTAATAGCGGAGATGAACAAAAAGGACAGAATGCTTTAGAGAGGGTAAAAAAAGCAGGAGTTCTAAAGGTAGGACTTGAAGATTCTTTTCCACCAATGGAATTTAGAGATAACCAAAACGTACTTAAAGGTTTTGATATAGATATGGCAAACGCTATAGGCAAAAAGCTGGGAGTAAAGACTCAATTTGTAGGTACTGAATTTAATGGAATAATTTTAGCACTTAACTCTGGAAAATTTGATGTTATAATATCAGGACTTAGTATTGATGAAAAGAGAAAAAAGCAAATAGATTTTTCACAGCCTTATATACAAAATGCACAAATTATAGTTACTAAAAGCGGAAATGAAGCAATTAAGACTTCAAAAGATTTAGCTGGAAAGAAAGTAGGAGTAGGACTTGGTACAACTAGTGAAAAAGTTGTTCAAACGTTACAAGGTATAAAAGAAGTTAAAAAATATGATAAGACTACAGAAGAACTTCAGGATTTATTAATAGGAAGAATTGATGCGGTTATAGTAGATGAACCAGTTGGAAAATATTATATATCTAGTCCTGACAAGAAAGGAAAATATACAGTACTTAATGAAAAACTTACTAATGAACCTATGGGAGTAGGATTTAAAAAGGGAGACAAGGAACTTGAGACAGCAGTACAAAAAGCATTAGATGAGTTAAAAAAGGATGGAACAATGTCTAAAATCTCTACTAAATGGTTTGGAGAAGATATATATAAATAG
- the ehuC gene encoding ectoine/hydroxyectoine ABC transporter permease subunit EhuC, giving the protein MNIEFIKNILPILLKGSVMTIELTVITLILGTMLGVFLALLKLSKNIVLKLVSSFYTWIFRGTPLLLQLFFFYYGLPFIGIELTPFTAAILGLGLNCGAYMAEIIRGGIQSINKGQFEAAKALGFSYVETMRKIILPQTWKIIIPPVGNEFISILKDTSLVSTIAMVELMRSAQQIYASSFDPISVFLTAAILYLIMTTVFTTVFGIFERRLAIYS; this is encoded by the coding sequence GTGAATATAGAGTTTATTAAAAATATATTACCTATTTTATTAAAGGGTAGCGTAATGACAATTGAACTTACAGTAATCACCTTGATATTAGGAACTATGCTTGGAGTATTTTTGGCACTCCTGAAATTGTCTAAAAATATCGTATTAAAATTAGTATCAAGTTTCTATACATGGATATTTAGAGGAACTCCTTTACTGCTGCAGCTATTTTTCTTCTACTATGGATTACCTTTTATTGGAATAGAACTTACTCCTTTTACCGCAGCTATATTAGGACTTGGTTTAAACTGTGGTGCATATATGGCTGAGATAATAAGAGGTGGAATACAGTCTATAAACAAAGGACAATTTGAAGCAGCAAAAGCTCTTGGATTTAGTTATGTAGAGACTATGAGGAAAATTATTTTACCACAAACCTGGAAGATAATAATACCACCAGTAGGAAATGAATTTATATCTATATTGAAGGATACTTCATTGGTATCTACTATAGCTATGGTTGAACTTATGAGGTCAGCTCAGCAGATATATGCAAGCAGCTTTGATCCAATATCTGTATTTTTAACTGCAGCAATATTGTATCTTATAATGACAACTGTATTTACAACTGTATTTGGAATATTCGAAAGAAGATTGGCTATTTACAGTTAG
- a CDS encoding amino acid ABC transporter ATP-binding protein: MENAILNNGENLDKNEYMIEASNLTKSFNNLLVFKDLNVKVKRGEVLVVIGASGSGKSTLLRCLNHLEELDSGTIVIEGDKLNPKDKKMLRKITTKMGMVFQNFNLFPHMTAVQNVMEAPLVVKKEKKSEVLQRAKQLLSKVGLADKMEYYPSKLSGGQQQRVAIARALAMNPDIMLFDEPTSALDPELVGEVLNVMKDLAKEGMTMVVVTHEMGFAREVADRVIFMDGGKIVEQGTPEEVFSHPKEDRTKEFLNKVLK; encoded by the coding sequence ATGGAAAATGCTATTTTAAATAATGGCGAAAATTTAGATAAAAATGAATATATGATAGAAGCGTCTAATTTAACTAAGAGTTTTAATAATCTTTTAGTTTTTAAAGATTTAAATGTGAAAGTAAAGAGAGGTGAGGTCCTCGTAGTTATAGGGGCCTCGGGATCAGGAAAAAGTACACTTTTAAGATGTCTAAACCATCTGGAGGAATTAGATAGTGGAACTATAGTTATAGAAGGGGATAAGCTAAACCCTAAGGACAAAAAAATGCTTCGAAAAATAACTACAAAGATGGGAATGGTTTTTCAAAATTTTAATTTATTTCCACATATGACAGCTGTTCAAAATGTTATGGAAGCTCCACTAGTTGTAAAAAAAGAAAAAAAGTCAGAGGTTTTACAAAGAGCTAAGCAACTTTTAAGTAAGGTGGGACTTGCAGATAAGATGGAATATTATCCATCTAAACTCTCAGGTGGACAGCAGCAGAGGGTTGCTATTGCAAGGGCTCTTGCAATGAATCCGGATATAATGTTGTTTGATGAACCAACATCAGCCTTAGACCCTGAACTTGTGGGGGAAGTTTTGAATGTAATGAAGGATCTGGCTAAGGAAGGTATGACAATGGTAGTAGTAACTCACGAAATGGGGTTTGCCAGAGAAGTAGCTGATAGGGTTATATTTATGGATGGAGGAAAGATAGTTGAGCAGGGGACTCCAGAGGAAGTATTTTCACATCCAAAAGAAGATAGAACTAAGGAATTTTTAAATAAAGTTTTAAAATAA
- a CDS encoding argininosuccinate synthase, with the protein MKDKVVLAYSGGLDTSIIIPWLKENYDLEVIAACINVGQDDDMEEVEKKAIKTGASKVYIEDLKEEFVKDYLFKAVKANILYEDAYFLGTSLARPLMAKRLVEIAHAEGAKYIAHGCTGKGNDQVRFEVGVASFDPTIKIIAPWRIWDIKSREDAIDYANSKGVDVPVTKEKIYSNDKNIWHVSHEGGDLEDPRNEHKTSMYFMTTTPEKAKDEDTYIELYFEKGEPKRLNGKELSPLDMMEQLNKIGGENGIGIVDMVENRLVGMKSRGVYETPGGAILYAAHTALERLTIDKDTFHYKQLVSQRYGELVYDGLWFGSLREALDAFVESTQENVTGTVKLKLYKGNIMPASIDAIHPLFNESISSFGASDLYDHKDADGFIKIFSLPSKIRAAVKKEKEN; encoded by the coding sequence ATGAAAGATAAAGTTGTGTTAGCATATTCAGGAGGATTAGATACATCAATTATTATTCCTTGGTTAAAGGAAAATTACGACTTAGAGGTTATTGCAGCTTGTATAAATGTAGGACAAGATGATGACATGGAAGAAGTAGAAAAGAAAGCCATTAAAACAGGGGCCTCTAAAGTATATATTGAGGATTTAAAGGAAGAATTTGTGAAAGATTATTTATTTAAGGCAGTAAAGGCCAATATATTGTATGAGGACGCGTATTTTTTAGGTACATCTCTTGCAAGACCACTTATGGCCAAGAGATTAGTTGAAATAGCTCATGCAGAAGGAGCAAAATATATAGCTCACGGATGTACAGGAAAGGGAAACGATCAGGTACGTTTTGAGGTCGGGGTAGCAAGTTTTGATCCTACAATAAAGATAATAGCACCTTGGAGAATATGGGACATAAAGTCCAGAGAAGATGCTATAGATTACGCAAATTCAAAGGGAGTAGATGTTCCTGTAACTAAGGAAAAAATATATTCAAATGATAAAAACATCTGGCATGTAAGTCATGAAGGTGGGGATTTGGAAGATCCAAGAAATGAGCATAAAACAAGTATGTACTTTATGACTACTACACCGGAAAAAGCGAAAGATGAAGACACATATATAGAGCTTTATTTTGAAAAAGGAGAACCTAAAAGATTAAATGGAAAAGAATTAAGCCCTTTAGATATGATGGAACAGCTAAACAAAATAGGTGGAGAAAATGGAATTGGAATAGTTGATATGGTGGAGAACAGACTGGTTGGCATGAAATCCAGAGGTGTATATGAAACTCCTGGTGGAGCAATATTATATGCTGCACATACTGCTCTTGAAAGATTAACTATAGACAAGGATACTTTTCACTATAAACAATTAGTATCTCAAAGATATGGTGAACTCGTATATGATGGACTTTGGTTTGGAAGCCTTAGAGAGGCACTGGATGCTTTTGTTGAGTCTACTCAGGAAAATGTAACAGGAACAGTAAAATTAAAGTTATATAAAGGAAATATAATGCCAGCAAGTATAGATGCTATACATCCTCTATTTAATGAAAGTATATCTTCTTTTGGTGCAAGTGATTTATATGACCATAAAGATGCAGATGGATTTATTAAAATCTTCAGCTTACCTTCTAAAATAAGAGCTGCAGTAAAAAAGGAAAAGGAAAATTAA
- the argH gene encoding argininosuccinate lyase, translating into MKLWGGRFKKSESKLMEDFNSSLSFDKLLYSEDIEGSMAHVKMLSKCNILSKEEGESILKGLQSILSDIEDGKLKIEGDYEDIHTFVEVNLIERVGQVGKKLHTARSRNDQVAVDFRLYCKKSALEVIKNIEKLQDVIKNLGENNNIMMPGYTHLQRAQVVTFKHHIMAYYNMLKRDKARISNAVEIMDENPLGCCALAGTTYNIDRSFTAKELGFKKPVDNFLDGVSDRDYVLELLSNFSIIMMHLSRLSEELILWSSKEFDFVQIDDEFSTGSSIMPQKKNPDAAELIRGKTGRVYGSLMSLLTTMKGIPLAYNKDMQEDKEQFFNSLDTVLSCLKVMSGMLSTLKIKKDNTFKAVKRGFLNATEAADYLVNKGMAFRDAHKVIGEIVLYCEERDKAIEDVSVDELKKFSSLFSDDVYEFINYENTLNRGIKKNLR; encoded by the coding sequence ATGAAACTCTGGGGAGGAAGATTTAAAAAATCTGAAAGCAAGCTTATGGAGGATTTTAATAGTTCTCTTAGCTTTGATAAGCTTCTTTATAGTGAAGATATAGAGGGAAGTATGGCCCATGTAAAAATGCTTTCCAAATGCAATATACTATCTAAAGAAGAAGGAGAATCCATATTAAAAGGACTGCAATCTATTTTAAGTGACATTGAAGATGGAAAACTTAAAATAGAAGGAGATTATGAGGATATACACACTTTTGTAGAGGTAAATTTAATAGAGAGAGTAGGACAGGTAGGAAAGAAACTTCATACTGCTAGAAGTAGAAATGACCAAGTAGCAGTAGATTTTAGATTATACTGTAAAAAAAGTGCATTAGAAGTTATAAAGAACATAGAGAAACTTCAAGATGTAATTAAAAATCTTGGAGAAAATAACAATATAATGATGCCTGGGTATACACACCTTCAAAGGGCACAAGTTGTAACTTTTAAGCATCACATAATGGCGTATTACAATATGTTAAAAAGAGATAAGGCAAGAATATCAAATGCAGTTGAAATTATGGATGAAAATCCACTTGGATGCTGCGCTCTTGCTGGAACAACTTATAATATAGATAGAAGTTTTACTGCAAAAGAATTAGGTTTTAAAAAGCCTGTAGATAACTTTTTAGACGGTGTAAGTGATAGGGATTATGTCCTTGAGCTATTATCGAATTTTTCTATAATAATGATGCACTTAAGCCGTTTAAGTGAAGAACTTATATTATGGAGCAGTAAAGAATTTGATTTTGTACAAATAGATGATGAATTTTCTACAGGAAGCAGCATAATGCCCCAGAAAAAGAATCCCGATGCTGCAGAACTCATAAGGGGCAAAACAGGGAGAGTATACGGTTCGCTCATGTCACTGCTTACCACAATGAAAGGCATTCCTCTTGCCTACAATAAGGATATGCAGGAAGATAAAGAACAGTTTTTTAACTCCTTAGATACTGTATTAAGCTGTCTTAAAGTTATGAGTGGTATGCTCTCCACATTAAAAATCAAAAAAGACAATACATTTAAAGCTGTTAAAAGAGGATTTTTAAATGCTACAGAAGCGGCTGATTACTTGGTTAATAAAGGAATGGCTTTTAGAGATGCCCATAAAGTAATTGGTGAAATTGTATTGTATTGTGAAGAAAGAGATAAGGCTATAGAAGATGTTTCTGTAGACGAATTGAAAAAGTTTAGCTCTCTTTTTTCAGATGATGTATATGAATTTATAAATTATGAAAATACATTAAATAGAGGAATTAAGAAAAATCTCAGATAG
- a CDS encoding DUF378 domain-containing protein: MRTLDIIALTLVVIGALNWGLIGFFRFDLVASLFGTMSTATRVIYALVGLGGLYALSFFGNERSTGDTKEVK; the protein is encoded by the coding sequence ATGAGAACATTAGATATAATTGCACTAACATTGGTTGTAATAGGTGCGTTAAATTGGGGACTAATTGGCTTTTTTAGATTTGATCTCGTAGCATCACTATTTGGAACAATGTCAACAGCTACTAGAGTAATATACGCACTTGTAGGACTAGGAGGGTTGTATGCACTTTCGTTTTTCGGAAATGAAAGAAGCACTGGGGATACAAAAGAAGTCAAATAA
- a CDS encoding Lrp/AsnC ligand binding domain-containing protein, which produces MSLKINGLDDLDLQILEILLKDSRTPFLEIARQCHVSGGTIHVRVKKMEDMDIIKGTKLIIDNSKIGFDVCGFIGIYLDKAKSFNNSLDELKQIKEIVEIHYTTGDYSIFVKVLCKNITDLQNLLMNKIQSVDGVQRTDTIISLFQPVDRSIDIDVLDE; this is translated from the coding sequence TTGAGCTTAAAAATTAATGGTTTAGATGACTTAGACCTTCAAATTCTTGAAATTCTTTTGAAGGATTCAAGGACTCCTTTTCTAGAAATAGCTAGACAATGCCACGTAAGCGGTGGAACCATACATGTTAGAGTTAAAAAAATGGAGGACATGGACATAATAAAAGGTACTAAGCTTATAATCGACAATTCAAAAATTGGATTTGACGTATGTGGCTTTATAGGCATTTATTTAGATAAAGCTAAGTCTTTTAATAATTCACTAGATGAATTAAAACAAATAAAAGAAATCGTGGAAATCCATTATACAACAGGAGATTATTCTATATTTGTAAAGGTTCTATGTAAAAATATTACTGATTTACAAAATCTACTTATGAATAAAATTCAATCCGTAGATGGAGTTCAAAGAACTGATACAATAATATCTTTATTTCAACCTGTAGATAGAAGCATTGATATCGATGTTTTAGATGAATAA
- a CDS encoding asparagine synthetase A → MKTYVLKDEKELKLLDETMEKIRREKLPTILGIQQAILRAVDDYMYKNGVVRLLPNMLAPITDPLCHSVEECAITYQGQEFNLTKSMIFHKQIALSSPNLQKIYIVSPNVRLELPERGDKRHLFEFTQVDFEFKDGTMNTVFEFMEGLVKYVFDYIKEECKDKFEKLGIGTSHLNITGPFERHTTQELKAKYGDDFEAIASQKATQPFWLINHKREFYDAEDLDNRGTYRNYDLIWPMGYVEGLSGGEREYKYDRIITRMREAKMDESLLRNYIELAKRGELPKTAGAGFGVERMTRFVCQQKEIDDVTVFSRKPGKEKYIF, encoded by the coding sequence ATGAAAACATATGTATTGAAAGATGAAAAGGAATTAAAACTTTTAGATGAAACTATGGAAAAAATTAGAAGAGAAAAATTGCCTACTATACTTGGTATACAACAAGCTATATTGAGGGCAGTAGATGATTATATGTATAAAAATGGAGTAGTTAGACTTTTACCTAACATGCTGGCACCTATAACAGATCCACTTTGCCATAGCGTAGAAGAGTGTGCAATTACTTATCAAGGACAAGAATTTAACTTAACAAAGTCCATGATATTTCATAAACAAATAGCTCTTTCAAGTCCAAACTTACAGAAAATTTATATTGTATCTCCAAATGTAAGATTAGAGTTACCAGAAAGAGGAGATAAGAGGCATTTATTTGAGTTTACTCAAGTTGATTTTGAATTTAAAGATGGTACAATGAATACAGTATTTGAATTTATGGAAGGTCTCGTAAAATATGTATTTGACTATATAAAAGAAGAATGTAAAGACAAGTTTGAAAAATTAGGAATAGGAACATCTCACTTAAATATAACAGGTCCTTTTGAGAGACATACAACTCAAGAGTTAAAAGCAAAATATGGAGATGATTTTGAAGCTATAGCCTCACAAAAAGCAACACAACCATTCTGGTTAATAAACCATAAGAGGGAATTCTATGATGCTGAAGATTTGGATAACAGAGGTACTTATAGAAACTATGATTTAATATGGCCTATGGGTTATGTAGAAGGATTAAGTGGCGGAGAAAGAGAATATAAATATGATAGAATAATTACAAGAATGAGAGAAGCTAAAATGGATGAAAGTTTACTTAGAAACTACATTGAGCTTGCAAAAAGAGGAGAACTCCCTAAAACAGCAGGAGCTGGTTTTGGAGTTGAAAGAATGACTAGATTTGTATGTCAACAAAAAGAAATTGATGATGTGACTGTATTTAGTAGAAAACCAGGAAAAGAAAAATATATATTCTAA
- a CDS encoding GntR family transcriptional regulator has protein sequence MKNSIYCKIADDIRDKIISGELKTGDDLPSETALCSEYSTSRMTVRKGLTILSNDGYIYSIPGKGYFVQKPNYNKYTIFYSERNNLINDVDRIKLLSVDVVLPDDKLATNLRISKNRKIIRIRRLFYTQGDPMAYDLKYLVYQKGVPIIENEIENATFPEMMSNRASLYSLNKEIVMYAKMPGEEIKELLKMYDEVALFVVEQKLNDVKDKPIGFGITYFRGDYIKLHGVSQ, from the coding sequence ATGAAAAACTCTATATATTGTAAAATAGCTGATGATATACGTGATAAAATTATTAGTGGCGAACTTAAAACAGGGGATGATTTGCCTTCTGAAACAGCTTTATGCAGTGAATATAGTACAAGCAGGATGACGGTTAGAAAGGGACTTACTATTTTATCCAATGACGGATACATATATTCTATACCAGGAAAAGGATATTTTGTACAAAAGCCTAATTACAACAAATATACTATTTTTTATAGTGAGAGAAACAATTTGATAAATGATGTGGATCGCATAAAACTTCTATCTGTAGATGTTGTTTTGCCTGATGATAAACTTGCAACTAATCTTCGTATAAGTAAAAATAGAAAGATAATAAGAATTAGAAGATTGTTTTATACACAAGGGGATCCTATGGCTTATGATTTAAAATATCTAGTATACCAAAAGGGAGTTCCAATTATAGAAAATGAAATCGAAAATGCTACTTTCCCAGAAATGATGTCCAATAGGGCTTCTCTTTATAGTTTAAATAAGGAAATTGTAATGTATGCTAAAATGCCTGGAGAAGAGATTAAAGAACTTTTAAAAATGTATGATGAGGTTGCGCTATTTGTTGTAGAACAAAAATTAAATGATGTTAAAGACAAGCCAATTGGGTTTGGAATAACTTACTTTAGAGGAGATTATATTAAATTACACGGGGTTAGTCAATAA
- a CDS encoding XdhC family aldehyde oxidoreductase maturation factor: MEKIYKEVVKLLQKEESFVIATIFDKTGSAPRTAGAKMVVRNDGSIIGTIGGGRLEADAIGLAKKSLSLKQTVMQSFDLTHNDVASMDMICGGKGEILIDFIDAQDENNRIIYETVVKIQEKREKAWFITVLDNVSGTSNLRCQQCIVKPDKTLIGKVDCDPNILEKLIAGPAKISIHAEVIDNQRFLVEPLRPEGTVYIFGAGHVSQRIAPLSETVGFRTVVLDDREEYANRSRFSEPTELMVIDSFNKLPNLHIDEDSYLVIVTRGHLYDRVVLEQVLRSNAKYIGMIGSKSKRDKIFTQLLNQGYAKEEIRSVYSPIGTSIGAETPEEIAVSIVGELIKVRSEGEKTNSKKSGNTSDIYCNINDPD, encoded by the coding sequence ATGGAAAAGATATACAAAGAAGTGGTAAAACTTTTACAGAAAGAAGAAAGTTTTGTAATAGCGACTATATTTGATAAAACTGGTTCGGCACCACGTACTGCTGGTGCTAAGATGGTAGTTAGAAATGACGGTTCAATTATTGGAACCATAGGTGGAGGACGTTTAGAAGCTGATGCTATAGGTCTTGCTAAAAAGTCACTGTCTTTAAAACAAACTGTAATGCAGTCTTTTGATTTAACTCACAATGATGTAGCTTCTATGGATATGATTTGTGGCGGTAAAGGTGAGATTTTAATAGATTTTATAGATGCTCAGGATGAAAATAATCGAATAATTTATGAAACAGTAGTAAAAATTCAGGAAAAGAGGGAAAAGGCATGGTTTATTACAGTACTAGATAATGTCTCTGGTACTTCTAATTTGAGATGCCAACAATGCATAGTAAAACCAGATAAAACTCTTATTGGTAAAGTTGATTGTGATCCAAATATATTAGAGAAACTGATAGCTGGACCAGCAAAAATATCAATACATGCTGAAGTAATAGATAATCAGCGTTTTTTGGTAGAACCTTTACGTCCTGAAGGAACAGTTTATATTTTTGGGGCAGGGCATGTATCTCAAAGAATTGCACCTTTAAGTGAAACAGTTGGTTTTAGAACAGTAGTATTAGATGATCGTGAAGAGTATGCTAATCGCAGCAGATTTTCAGAACCTACAGAACTTATGGTCATTGATTCATTTAACAAATTACCAAATTTACATATTGATGAAGATAGTTATTTAGTGATTGTGACTAGGGGACATCTTTATGATAGAGTTGTTCTAGAGCAGGTACTTCGCAGTAATGCCAAATATATTGGCATGATAGGAAGTAAGAGTAAGAGAGATAAGATTTTTACTCAATTACTTAATCAGGGATATGCAAAAGAAGAAATTAGAAGTGTTTACTCACCAATAGGTACAAGTATAGGAGCAGAAACACCAGAAGAAATTGCAGTAAGTATTGTAGGAGAACTGATTAAAGTAAGATCAGAAGGTGAAAAGACAAATTCTAAGAAAAGTGGTAATACTTCTGATATATACTGTAATATAAATGATCCAGATTAA
- a CDS encoding BlaI/MecI/CopY family transcriptional regulator has product MKEMPKISAAEWEVMKLLWKQNSLTSEKIINSLTIKMNWSAQTVKTFITRLSKKEAIGFKKVGRIYNYYPLISEDECVRAENQSFLEKVYDGAVSMLFTKFLEEESLSEKEIQELEQILKNKKQGK; this is encoded by the coding sequence ATGAAGGAAATGCCAAAGATCTCAGCAGCTGAGTGGGAAGTAATGAAGCTTCTCTGGAAACAAAATTCCTTAACATCTGAAAAAATAATTAATTCTTTAACAATTAAAATGAATTGGTCGGCACAAACAGTAAAAACATTTATAACAAGGCTTTCAAAAAAAGAAGCAATAGGATTTAAAAAAGTAGGCAGAATATATAATTATTATCCATTAATATCTGAAGATGAATGTGTAAGGGCTGAAAATCAATCTTTTCTTGAAAAGGTATACGATGGGGCTGTAAGTATGCTATTTACCAAGTTTTTAGAGGAAGAATCTCTATCAGAAAAAGAGATTCAAGAGTTAGAACAGATTCTTAAAAATAAAAAACAAGGAAAGTAG